In Acomys russatus chromosome 16, mAcoRus1.1, whole genome shotgun sequence, the DNA window AAATCTGCAAATCCTGGACTTGGCGTTTTGAGCTAACTGTTCATTAGTAGGAACTAcaaatcatttcctttttcttttctttgagccatctctcctgccccgtTTCCTTTTAAtgaatatgagtattttgcctggatgtatgtatgtgcatcacttgtgtgcctggtgaccatggaggccagaaggggacactggattccctgaaactgaagctgtgtgtgggtgctgggattgaacccaggtcctctgcaacagtagccagtgctcttcttaacctctgagccatctctccagcctgtcttcACCCACTTTCaaaggatgaagaaaacaaagtagaagcagctttctttcttttgagacagggtttctttgtgtagccttggctgtcctgggctccctctgtagaccttgaattcaagagatccgcctgcctctgcctcccaagtgctgggattaaaggcttgcgctaccactgcccagctaaaagtAACTCTCTGAGTCACATGAAATCAGGATATATTGAGTTGGTAATAACTTTGTTGTGCCTGCCAACAAAGGGCCACATAGGTATAAGAACTAGTAGTACATTTCAGTTCTGCGCTAATCCAGCAATCTTTCTATTTTTGCTGTCCTTCCAACCAACAAAATCACTTTGCAAACATGAAGCACTAGAATAAGCTCTGTCTACTGTATCTGGTTACTGCAAATGTTAAGTACATCTTAGTTCTTCTACCTGCATCCTTCAGTGGATCaggggccagcgagatggcttggcaggtaaaggGGCTTAGGGCCCATCACCAGGACCCATATGTGAtgagagagaaatgactcctgcaaattgtcatTTGACCTCTAAGACCTCCCAACcccataaatataattaaaacacacacacacacacacacacacacacacacagacggatATGTTCCATAGTTAGCCAAATCCTTGTCTACTATAATCTAATGTAAcaggtgatttttaattttaaaacagtttacAGGACTAAGCAAACACGTTAACAGCATTTTAAACTGCAACTGTCAGCTTTGGCCTCAGTAAGGCCAAGACAATACTTTAATATCAAGTTTGTAGAAATATTTAGATAATAAAGAGGCTATTTACCCATCCCTGTAATTTACATGCTATCAATTATTTATATGCCCCCCCAAAAATTATCCCTTAATGTCATTCTGTTCATCTAAAGTCTTCAACAGCTAATGCACGTGGGCAGGGACAGAGCTCAATGGAAAGAGTTctcgccgtgtgtgtgtgtgtgtgtgtgtgtgtgtgtgtgtgtgtgtaaatctttGTTCTTAAAATtgcataattaagaaaaatgaatcaaGCATAAATTAATCCCACAATCCAATATAACCCTATTGTTAGCTATGACTACATTAGAATCTTTTTTCTTGTcccaaaacaaccaccaccaccgccccccctgctcccccctcccccgacaacaacaacaatcaaaacagaagaattctctttttttgttttgtttttcaagacagctttctctgtgtagccctgactgtcctggactcgctgtgtagagtGTTTATCAAGCAGACTGAAGGGCTCTAAGACGTAACCGTGTGAGACTGCAGTTGCACGTCTTGTTACTTCTGAGTTAATGTCTGGGTGAGACCCGCCCCACAGCTCACCGAGCAGAAACACTCAAATAagctcagtgggggagggggagggggaaggaggggtgggcaggaggaggaggaggggtgggcaggaggaggaggaggggcgggcaggaggaggaggagggggaaggaggggcgggcaggaggaggaggaggggcgggCAGGAGGAGGACCCTTTCTCCCTGCTCTCCCTTGGATTTCCCTGGTTTCTTAGAATACTTTGAATATCTAAAAATACTGCTCCAGAACCACAGCGCTATCCTAGCTGGAGTACTGAAGTTTTCAATTCAGTTTCTAACTTGTCACAGTTAGGACACAGCATATCAAGGGACAGGAGCGGATCTTTAGCCAGTAACAGAAGTGCCCGTTGATGTGCAAGTAAAATGAGGCCAAGGTTTGAAATGGAAGAACTCTAGAAGTTAgaactgttttttaatttttaatttttaaatagtaggTATTGAACCCTGGCTTCACTCATGCTAGGCGAGCGTTTTCCCACTGAGCTGTACACTCAGCTCAGGGTAGAAGGTCTTTcaggagagcttgctgctcttccagaggacctgggctcagagaaaagcttagttcccagcacccatcatCACACCCTTTGTAATTCCAGCTTTAAAGGATCTGATAATCTCATCCAGCCTCCTCGGACACTGGCACAAGCGCGTGCACAcgcaagcgcgcgcgcgcgcgcgcacacacacacacacacaaagtaaaaataaatttacatagaAAAGGTAAGGGGCTACGGGATCCTGGGGCTTCTGACTGTTCTGAAGAAGGTGAAGCAGAAAGAGCAAGAGCTGCGGCTGCTCATGCCTAGAAAACCCAACCATCCTCAGGGGTTCAGTACAGAAGCTGTGGACACCATCTCCCCAACACTGGGCTTCAACATCAAGACCCTGGAGCACCAGGGGTTCAAGCTGAACATCTGGGATGTGGGTGGCCGGAAATCTCTGCGCTCCTATTGGTGGAACTACTTTGAGACCATGGATGGGCCCATCCGGGTGGTGGACAGTGCTGACCGCCAGCGCGGGCAGGACTGCCAGCACGAGCCGCAGAGGCTGCTGGTGGAGGAGGTGCACCCGGGGCTTCCACCTGGAGCCAGGACAGATACCTGCCACATGTGCCATCTACCGGGacacttggggagggagggggtcccTTTGTTCCCTGGGCCCTGGGCTGAGATCTGGACTTGTATCTCTCTGGCTTTACTGATTCACCCTGAGTTTCAGCCCTATCCCTGCAGGAGCTGCCTCAGGGCCAGGACaagggcagagctcagggaggccaTGAAGCCTGCACAGGGATCTAGCTTTGTTGTGAGGCTTCAGGGAGACACACAACCTAAAATTGTAATTAGGCTGatcttgcaaaataaataaataaattaattaaaaaacattcaaAGTCAGGGCatggatggtggtgcacacctttgctCCTAGCAAttcagaagtagaggcaggaagatctctgtgagttcgaggccagccttctctacatagcgagttccaggccaggcaaagATACACAGtaagactgtttaaaaaaaacaaaacaaaacaaaacaaaacaaagagcgaTTCAACAGCATCTCCTGCCCAGCCCGGTGGttcaggtctgtaatcccagtttcTGAGGAGTACATGAGGGTCCATGGTTCATGCATCCCAAGAagactcaaggccagtctgaacaACTTAGtacgaccctgtctcaaaagagaaataagagGGCTCAGTTGCAGAGTATTAGAAGAGCAAGTGCATGGTGCGGGGAACAGATTTGACAGCGTCACTAATCTTAACAGCATACTGACAAATGGCCTAAAATAAAAGGATACTAAAGTTTGAAAATGTGATTACTTCTAACATAAATAATGGTTTATTtgagcatggcagctcacatcttcatcacagcatttgggaggctgaaaagAGTATCATGAGTTTGTAGCCATTTGGGGTATACAGTGAGCCCAATGCCAATCTGAGCTATGGAACAAAAAAGCCCAgctaggaaacaaaagaaaaaacatgagttgggcacagtggctcacacctgtaatcccagcactgaggaggcagagctcaaggccagcctgggctacaaagtgagtccaggacagccatggctacatagagagaccctgtctcgaaaaaccaaagcaaacaatgacagaaaaaacaaaaacaaacaaacaaacaaacaaacatcaccaCCGCCGCCCAACA includes these proteins:
- the LOC127200163 gene encoding ADP-ribosylation factor-like protein 2; protein product: MTTVKTVSLATELMTKQVRGYGILGLLTVLKKVKQKEQELRLLMPRKPNHPQGFSTEAVDTISPTLGFNIKTLEHQGFKLNIWDVGGRKSLRSYWWNYFETMDGPIRVVDSADRQRGQDCQHEPQRLLVEEELPQGQDKGRAQGGHEACTGI